GTACGCCTCGCCCATCGTCTCGATCACGGCGTCTGCGACTTTCGCCAGGAACGGCTGCTCGAAGCCGAGCTTGGTCCCGAAGCGCACGGCGCGGCGGATGATCATGCGGCATACGTAGTCGCGCCCGGTCGCGCCGGGACGCACGCCGTCCGCGATCATGAACGTCGCGGCGCGCATGTGGTCCGCGATGACGCGATAGGGCACGAAGTTGGCTTCGCGCTGGGCGTCGGTGTCGCCGGTAAGCTGCTGCACGCGGCGGATGATCGGCATGAACAGGTCGGTGTCGTAGTTCGCCAGCTTCTGCTGCACGACGCTGACGATGCGCTCCAGGCCCATGCCTGTATCGACGCCGGGCTTGGGCAGCGGCTCGCGGTGGCCGTCCGGGAACTGCTGGAACTGCATGAACACGAGATTCCAGATCTCCAGATAGCGTGCGCAGCCGTTATCCAGGTGGAAGTGCGGTTCCGCGCCGATGCCGCAGGTGCACGCCTCAGCGCCCCAGTCGTAGTGAATCTCGCTGGTGGGGCCGCACGGCCCGACGTCGGCCATCTGCCAGAAATTGGTCTTGTCGCCCATGCGGTAGACGCGCTCGGCGGGCACGCCGATTTCCTCGGTCCAGATCGCGTAGGCGTCGTCGTCGGTGGTGTGGACCGTGAAAAGCAGGTCCTCATCCGGGATGCCGTAGGCACGCGTCAGCAGGTCATAGGCGAAGCGGATCGCGTCGTGCTTGAAGTAATCGCCGAAGCTGAAGTTGCCGAGCATCTCGAAGAACGTGTGATGCCGGGGTGACGGGCCGACGTTTTCCAGGTCGTTGTGCTTGCCGCTCACGCGCATGCACTTCTGAGAGGTCGTCGCGCGCGAATAGTCGCGCTTGTCCAGCCCCAGGAACACGTCCTTGAACTGGACCATGCCCGCGTTGGTGAACAACAGAGTGGGGTCGTTGCCGGGCACGAGGGAGGAGGAAGCCACGCGCTTGTGGTTCATTTCCTCGAAGAATTCAAGGAACGCCTCGCGCACTTCGGCGCTGGTCATTTTCTTCATCGGTTAGGTTCTTCCTAAGCATCGTTGAGAGCGTGTATGGGACGCAGCTTGCCGCTGTTCTCGTCGTCACGGTAAGCGACCTCTCCCACTTTCCTGCTCCCCATCTTCCTAAGTGAGAAGGGGTTGGGGAATGAGGGTTTCTGTACACACTCATAGAGATTTGGACGGAGGCGATTATAGTGAACGCCAGGGGAGATAGCAATGTGAAGTTGGGCGCTGGCAGGGCAGGATCGAACACGGTCTGAAAAATGCATGAAATTAGCCGTTGTAATAGAGGTTCGGCCACTGTTTTAGGACAACTCTTACCGGAATTGGCCGATAAAATAAGAGTATTGCGTTCACTTTGGAGTGGGGGAAATATCCTTCTATGCGAGTTTTTCGGTTCTTAACTCTTGTCCTGGTCCTGGCGCTGGCGCTGGCTGCGGTGCCGGTGCTGCATGCGCAGGGCGACGTGCCCGTAGTGACGATCTACGACGCAGTGCTGCGCGGCGGCCCTGGCACGGCGTTCGACAGCGTGGGGGGTGTGCCGGTCGGCACAACGCTCCCGGCGGTGGGGCGCAACACGGACAGCTCGTGGATTCAGGTCAACTTCGACGGCACGGTGGGGTGGATTGCGTCCAAGCTGCTGGAGTGGTCCGGCGATATCACCGTGCTGCCCGTGATGAGCGGTCAGCCCGCCAGCGACGCCCCTGAAGCGGCTCCGGCGGCGGCTGCGCCGGGTGGCGTGACGGCGACGAACGGGAGCGGGATCAACGTGCGCTCCGGCCCATCGACCAACGACGCCGTGCTGGGTCAACTGGCTGCGGGCACGACCGTCGGGCTGAACGCGCGGTCCGGCAGCGGGCGTTCGATGTGGGTGCGGTTCGACTACAACGGGCAGGCTGGCTGGCTGGCAAGTTGGGTGGTCACGATCAATGGCGACGCGAACAGCCTGCCGGACGTGAACGGCGCGCCGCAAGCCGATGCACCCCACGCCGACGCGCCGCAGGCGTCCGTTCCGCTGACGGCGGATCGCGTCGCGCTGCTGGATCAGCTTCAGGCGGCGCTGGACAAGGCGCGCGCCGAGCTTCAGCCGATTGCCGATAAGTGGCACAGCCTCGCGGGCGGGCTGGACGTGTC
This sequence is a window from Aggregatilinea lenta. Protein-coding genes within it:
- a CDS encoding SH3 domain-containing protein; its protein translation is MRVFRFLTLVLVLALALAAVPVLHAQGDVPVVTIYDAVLRGGPGTAFDSVGGVPVGTTLPAVGRNTDSSWIQVNFDGTVGWIASKLLEWSGDITVLPVMSGQPASDAPEAAPAAAAPGGVTATNGSGINVRSGPSTNDAVLGQLAAGTTVGLNARSGSGRSMWVRFDYNGQAGWLASWVVTINGDANSLPDVNGAPQADAPHADAPQASVPLTADRVALLDQLQAALDKARAELQPIADKWHSLAGGLDVSCIDSPTTTTPVTINASAHSDIQDAVNTLNWGVGETQNAMDQWIAECLNLDRDFEVRDDGTVVYFVPRDVMDSGWTVIAHAEGAFTDVQNRINAMRGQ